The Flavobacterium sp. 140616W15 sequence ATCATTTAGTTCTAATGAACGTTTTACCCATTCGATAGATTTTTTAAGGCTTTCAGTATCAGTGATGTTTTTTAGGTAAACTTGTCCAATTTCTTTAAGAGTATTTGGACTATTCCATACATATTTTTGAGTTCCATCTAAAGCAGTTTTGTTATAATACTTCCAATTGGTACTTCTTTCAGCAATTGTTAAATCATAAGAGAAAATAAGAGAATCAGTTTTTTGAAGACGAATCGTTTTGGCAATTTCTCTTTGTTTGTAATAGTTAATGGTATCAAGACTTTCAGTATAAGGACGAAGCAATTCAGTTACAATATTAATTATCTTTTTCTCTACACGATCAGGAGAAACAACATTTCCAAATTCCTTTTGATGTTGCAATACATATTGAAATTCATGCGATTTGATATCACTTACGCCATTAGCAATAATACGCCAGTTCATTTCAGTAAGTAATTGAGCATCCGATTGTGTGGCAAGATAGGTATGAGTGGCTTTGGATAAATCGACTCTTTCACGACCTTTTCTCAATGTAGTCAAGTATGCCAAACATTTATTAGGATTACTTGGGTCAGCCATGAATACAGACTCCAAATAAGGCAATTGCATTTTAGGATTTAAAGCGTTTTTGATTTCGTTTAAGAATGCAGCAGTTTTTATTTCGCCTTTCAAATTATATAAAACAGTTTCATTAGAATCAACAATTAAAAAACTAGGTAATGATTTAGTGTCAAACTTAGTTTTTAAAGCAAGACCTTCTTCTTTATCAATATCTTTCCAAACACAAATGTAATTGTCTTTTAAAAAAGTCATTACTGTAGCATCTTTTAAAGTACCATTCTTCATAGCATTGCAATGCGGGCACCAATTAGCATAAAGCATAATAAATACAGGTTTGCTTTCTTGTTTCGCCTTTACTAAAGCATCTTTGTATGAAATGTCATCATGAATGAATTGATTTTGAGCATTTCCTGTATGTATAAAAAGTAGGAGTAACGATAGATAAATAAAGCGCATAATTCTTCAGTTTTATTAAAGACAATTTTTACAAATATATTTCCTTTTTCTATAAGTAGATGGTAATATATTGTTATTTATACCCTAAATCATGTCTGAACTCATTAACTTTGTGTTTTATAATTTCGAAAAAATGATTTACCCCAAAATACCACTTGCACAGAGTATCATTCAAATTTGTTTAGAAAAAGGAATCACCAATATAATTATATCTCCCGGGTCGCGAAATGCGCCTTTAACCATAGGATTTGTTAGTAACCCAGCCTTTCAGTGCTATAGTATTGCAGACGAAAGGTGTGCTGCATTTTTTGCATTAGGAATTGCTCAGCAAACCCATCAACCAACAGCTTTGGTTTGTACTTCTGGCTCAGCATTGCTAAATTATTATCCCGCTTTTGCAGAAGCATTTTATAGCCAGATACCGTTAATTGTAATCTCAGCAGATCGTCCGCAAAGTAAAATAGATATAGGTGATGGGCAAACCATTCGACAAGAAAATGTATATAGCAATCACTCCTTGTATAATGCTAATTTGCATGAAGATGTCTCGCCAGAAAATGATAAGAAAATCAACGAAGCAATAGATACAGCTAGAATACAAAAAGGGCCAGTACATATTAATGCACCATTCGAAGAACCGCTATACGAAACAGTTTCAGAACTTACTGTTAGCCCAATAATAGACACTTACGTAAAAGAAAACCAGTCAGAAGCAATAGTAGATATAGCTAATATGGTTGCTGATTGGAATAAATCGACTCGTAAGATGGTACTTGTAGGAGTAAATGAGCCACATACTATTAATCAAAAAATAATTGAAAGATTAGCCAATGATGAATCAGTAGTTGTTTTA is a genomic window containing:
- a CDS encoding thioredoxin family protein, with product MRFIYLSLLLLFIHTGNAQNQFIHDDISYKDALVKAKQESKPVFIMLYANWCPHCNAMKNGTLKDATVMTFLKDNYICVWKDIDKEEGLALKTKFDTKSLPSFLIVDSNETVLYNLKGEIKTAAFLNEIKNALNPKMQLPYLESVFMADPSNPNKCLAYLTTLRKGRERVDLSKATHTYLATQSDAQLLTEMNWRIIANGVSDIKSHEFQYVLQHQKEFGNVVSPDRVEKKIINIVTELLRPYTESLDTINYYKQREIAKTIRLQKTDSLIFSYDLTIAERSTNWKYYNKTALDGTQKYVWNSPNTLKEIGQVYLKNITDTESLKKSIEWVKRSLELNDAYDGNLLLARLYIKVKDKKSALVYAKKAKAICKEMDWDSKDADALFAELK